In the Candidatus Bathyarchaeia archaeon genome, CGCGGCATGTTCCTTCCATGCTAACCATGCATGCGCCTACAGGGTTTTGAGGAGTGCACGCTTTAAGAAACAAGGGACAAGCAGGAGGTTTGATTTTGCCTACAACCACCAAATGGCACTGGCAACCGGGCTGTGAATCAACACCGTCCACCAACGGGACACTGTGTTTCTTGAGTGCATCGAAGGAAGAGTAAGCATCTTTGAGTGCAAGCGTGGAGTTTGGAATGACACCTAAACCGCGCCATTTCCCATCGACCACCTCGAAAGCTTCGTTAATTAGGCGCTGGGCTTTCACGTTGCCTTGCCAACTGACTCCGCGAGAATACTCATTCTCCAGTCGAGGTTTACCTTCGCTAAGCTGCTTAACAATCATGTAAACTGAGAACAGCAAATCCAACGGCTCAAACCCCGCCACAACTGTGGGCAACCCATATTTTTGGGGAAAAACCGCATAAGGCTCAACCCCAATAATTGTGCTCACATGACCGGGCGCAATAAAACCCTTGAGCTGTAAGTCATCCATTTTGGCAAGCAACTCCATGGCGGGAGGCACTACCCGATGAGAAACCAGAAAACTCAGGTTCTTTGCCGCTTTCCGACCGACCTCAATTGCCGTGGAAGGCGCCGTGGTTTCAAACCCGACTGCAAAGAAAACAAACTCTTTTTGCGGCTCTTCCTGCGCCATCTTGACTGCGTCGCTGGTGCTGTAGACAATGCGGATATCTGCACCTTCAGCTTTGGCGTCCAAAAGTGCCCCATGGGAGCCGGGAACCCGCAACACATCCCCAAAACAAGTTATCACGATGCCTTTTTTTGCCATTTGGATGGCGGCGTCCACTTCGGAGGCGGGCAAAATGCATACGGGACATCCGGGTCCTGCGATTACTTCAATGTTGGAGGGTAGAAGGCTGCGTATGCCGAAGTGGCTTATGGTCCATTCGTGGGTTCCGCAGACATGGCAAATTTTGATTACGCCGTTTTTGGGGGTTAAGGCGTTTATTTTGTCGGCTACGCGTTTTGCCATTTCGGGGTCTCGATAACTTTGCGAGGTCACCATGTAAATCAGCTGCTATTGGGTTCCTGCGTCTAAAACCTCATTCCACAAACTAAGGGTTTCTAAAGCGTCTTTTTCGCTCATGGTCTGGATTGCGTAGCCTGCGTGAACCAAAACGTAGTCGCCTACTTTCGCGTCAACCAATGTCACGTTAACTTCACGCAGAACTTTCTCGCCGAAATCCACTTGCGCTTTGTCGCCCGTGATGCTCATGACACGTGCGGGTATAGCTAAACACATAACAGGTCAACACATATTTGGGGCGTAAACAGCGATAAAAAGAGATTGGTTAAAAACCCCAAAAGCCACCAACAAATGCCTGCCCAAAGGAAACGCCACCATCACCAGAAGGAACTGCTTCATGCACCAGAAAACGCAGCCCCCGCGCCTCCACCACCTCCCGCATCATTTGGACAAGCAAGGCGTTGACGGCTGAGCCGCCTGTGAATCCGACATTTCCAACCCCCAACTCAACGGCTTTATCTGCAGCCAACGCTCCAAGCCCCCTCGCCAAGTAAACGTGAACGCTAAAAGCCAAGTCCGCCACGGAAAACCTGCGACGGTTCTGATAGATTTCCGACAGCAGCCCCGTTGTCTCCAGCACTCCGCCACATATTTGGGGAGGCAGTTTCAGGACATCTTTGCCGTTGACGGCTGCAGATTCGAGTTTCATTGCTGCTTCACCTTCGTAGGTGCGTTCGTAGCATATGCCAAGTATTGCGGATGCAGCGTCAAGGATTCTGCCGACGCTGGTGGTTTGGGGGATGTTTTGGGGTTTTTGAAGTTGGGTGAGGAGCAGTTCGGCTTCGGTTCGTCCATGGGGTAGGTGCACTGTGTTTTCTGTGAGCCACTGGGTTATGTCCATTGTTTTGTTTAGAACTGCGGCGGCTATGCGCAGGGGATACCGCGTGGACACGTCTCCACCCAGAAGGGGCTGCGGCTCCAGATGCCCCACCCGCCTAAAACCCTTCGATGTGTCACTGCAGTGGAGGATTTCGCCGCCCCAAGCCCCACCATCAGCGCCATAACCGTAACCATCACAGGCAACCCCCACAACCTCACCGACACCGTGCTCAGCCATCAACGCGGCAACATGCGCATGGTGATGCTGCACCCTAACCAGACTCCAACCGTTTTGTTCAGCGAGTTCCTGCGCGAGGTGGGTGGTGGTGAATTTGGGGTGTAAATCGCAGGCGACGGCGTCGATTTTGCTGTTGGTAAGCCGAATAAGGTGCGAGGTGGCTTCTTTGAGGAAACCGCGGGTTTCCAAGTTTTCCATATCACCAATATGCTGGCTGAGGAAGGCTTTGTTTCCGTTGAGAACGCAGCTGGTGTTGTTAAGTTCCCCGCCCAAAGCGACCACACAATGTTTTGCTTTTTGTTTGAGCATGATGGGGGCGGGTGCGTATCCGCGGCTTCGGCGAATGAACACGTTGCGGGCGCCGTGGACGCGGGTAACGCTGTCGTCGCATCGGTGAGCTATTTTGCGGTTATGAAACAGAAAATAATCCACCGTGCCGCCTAAGACGTTTAGGGCGTGGGTGTTGTTGTTGATTATGGGTTGGCTGGTGGGGTTGGCGCTGGTCATCACGAAGGCGGCGTCGGGAACTTGGTCGAAGAGCATGTAGTGCATGGCGCTGTATGGCAGCATGACGCCTACGTTGTGCAAGTCGGGCGCAATCAGCGGCGAAAGAGTGTATGAGGCGGCTTTGTTGAGTAGAACGATTGGGTGTGCGGGTGAGGTAAGCAGTTCTTGTTCCTTCGGGTTAACTTCGGCGAACCCGCCGATGGCATCTATGCTGCGAGCCATCAGGGCAAACGGCTTAGCCAGACGGTGCTTCGAGGCTCGAAGCCTAACCAGCGGCTCCTCCCTGACAGCGGATGCGGCAATGTGAAAGCCCCCATAGCCCTTCACCGCGACGATTTTGCCCTCCGACAGCAGCCGCCCCGCTTCCCGCACAGGGTCATCTACATCTACGGGTTCGCCGCGGTTTGTGGTCAGGTAGGCTTTGGGTCCGCAGGTGGGGCAAGCCACGGTTTGTGCGTGAAAACGCCGATTTAATGGGTCACGGTACTCTCGGGCACATAAGCCGCAGAGGGGGAACTCTTGCATGGTGGTGTTTTTGCGGTCGTAGGGCAAGCGTTCGATGATGGTGAAGCGGGGTCCACAGTTGGTGCAGGTGATGAAGAAGTAGTCAAAGCGGGGGTCGTTTGGGTCACGCAGTTCACGTAGGCAGTCGTTGCAGATGGCGCTGTCAGGCGGAATCACCGAACCCGAATGTTCCAACGCCTCCGAGCTACGGATAATTGTGAAGGTTTCGTACTCGTTTTTGCCCGTGAGAGCTGCTTTTTGGATTTCGTAAATTTGAGCCAGCGGTGGCTTCTGCTTCTGTAAATCACGCAAAAAACCCGCGGCAGCTTCCTCTGTCCCTTCAAGATGGATTTCTACGCCAGCGTCCCCGCGGTTGCGCACGTACCCTGTCAGCCCGTTTTTGACGGCGATGCGGTACACGAACGGGCGAAATCCCACACCTTGAACAATACCCTTAACGTTGACTTTTAGACGCAACCCTGGACACTTCTATGCGTTAAAAGTAGAAAAAGTGAATTCATATAGATTGTGACTAATTGGATGATAACTGTTCATCGCGCAGGCGTCGCCGCAACACTTTTCCCGCAGAGCTCAAAGGCAACTCTTTGCGGAACTCCAATTCGCGAACCGCTTTGTAGGGGGCGACTTTGCCGTTGACAAAAGCTGTCAGTTCTTGCGCCGAAACAGAAGCGCCATCCTTAAGCACCACAAAGGCTTTGGGAATCTCGCCTACGCCTGATACAGGTTTACCGACAACGGCACAGAGCTTCACTGTGGGGTGCTCGTAGAGAACGTCTTCGATTTCGCGGGGGTAGACGCTGTAGTCTTTGTATTTGATGAGGTCTTTTTTGCGGTCGGTTATGTAGAAGTAGCCTTCGCTGTCCATGCGGGCGATGTCGCCGGTGAGAAGCCAGCCGTCGCGCAGAACCATAGCGGTTTCGTCGGGTTGCCGCCAATACCCCTTCATGACCTGCGGTCCTTTGACGGTAAGCTCGCCCACTTCGTCTGCCCCAAGAGCGTTTGCGCCCGTTACAAGGTCCACGATTTTGGCGTCTGTTCCGGGTAAGGGTAACCCGATGGAGCCTACGCGCACGGTTTTCATGGTCTTATCCACTGGGTTACAGTGAGTAACTGGGGAAGCCTCGGATAAGCCGTAGCCCTCCGCCAGCAAGCCGCCTGTGATTTGCATGAAGGTTTTCTGGACTTGGGGTGGGAGCGGCGAGGCACCGGAGATACAGACACGAATTGAAGTCAGGTCGTATTTGCTTAGTTCAGGATTAGCCAAAAGAATGGAGTACATGGTTGGGGAGCCACAGTAAACACTGATTTTTTGCTGCTGAATGGTTTGCAGCACAGTGACAGGGTCAAATTTGGGCATCAGAACCACTGTGGAGGCAAGGCTTATGGGGACGTTAAGGCTGGTGGTCATGCCGTAAATGTGGAACAGAGGAAGCGCCGCCAAAAAAACGTCGGATTCAGCGCCGTTTATCCAGCTGGCAAAAGCCACTGCGTTGGCAACGAGGTTTTGGTGGGTCAGCATGGCTGCCTTTGCGGTGCCCGTGGTTCCGCCAGTGTACTGCAGCGCCGCCAAATCCACTGTGGGGTCAAGGGCGATTTTGGGGGGTTGGTTGCTGGTTTTGAGAAAATCTTGGAAAAGTATTACGTTTGGGTTGTGCCCTTGAAGCTGTATGGACGCGGGTGTCAGGGCGTATTCGCTTGGGCTTGTAATGATGGCACGTTTCAGGAGGGTTTTCTGCCAAACCGCCTCCACCACTGGAAGAAGCGAATCCAACAAAACCACGGTCTGGGCTTGGGAGTCAGCCAGTTGATGCTCGACTTCACGTTCCCGATGCAAGGGGCTAATTGCCGTCAGAACCGCGCCTGCCTTGAGGACCCCATAGTAAGCAATTACGAACTGGGGAATGTTGGGCAAAAAGAGGGCTACACAGTCACCCTTCCTAACTCCCGAAGCTTCCAGCGCCGCGGCAAACTGGTCAGAAAGCAAGTTCAGTTTTTGATAGCTGATTTTGCGGTTAAGATACGAGATGGCGGTGTTTTCAGGGTGAGCTTTTGCAGTTTGGTTTAGAAGTTCGAACAGGGGGACCTGAGGGAAAGTTAAGGTTTTTGGGACATTTTGAGGCCATTTTTTAAACCAAGACTTGTTTTCTTTAGTAATAGCAAACACATCCGCGCGTTTGTCAGTACAAAGATGTGATGTTTTTTAAACTTGCCTTAGGCTGTGGCACCGAAAAAATGGGTCTTGCTGCAAAAGTAGAAGAAACAAAAACGAAAAGGTAGAGAGGGAAGGGGTAGGCTCAGAGATAGCTGAGCTACTTCTTGTTTGTGAGGTATTCGTGCATTGCTTGTGCTGCGCGTTTACCTGCACCCATGGCGCTGATGACTGTGGCTGCACCTGTGGCGACGTCTCCGCCTGCATACACTCCGTCAAGGCTGCTTTTGCCGACTTCGTCAACGCAGATGGTTCCGCGCTTGGGGTCACTTACCAAGCCTTCGGTTGTGCGTCCGATGATGGGGTTAGGTGTTTGTCCGATGGCGATGATGACTGTGTCGACGTCCATGGTGAACTCGCTGCCAGGGATTGTTTTGACTCCGCGTCTGCCTCTGGCGTCGGGTTCGGTGAGTTCCATGCAGATGCATTTCATGGCTTTGACCCAGCCGCGTTCGTTGCCGATGAACTCTAGGGGCGCTGCGAGGAACTTGCAGACTAAGCCTTCTTCTTCAGCGTTTTCGATTTCTTCGTGTCGTGCGGGTAGCTCATCGCGTGAACGACGGTAGACCAAGCAGACTTCTGCGCCTAAGCGCATGCTGCATCTGGCGCAGTCCATGGCTACGTTTCCGCCTCCGATGACAACAACGTGTTTGCCGATGCGGATTGGGGTGTCGTAGTCGGGGAATGCGAAGGCTTTCATGAGGTTAACGCGAATGAGGAACTCGTTGGCACTGTAGACGCCGCCGAGGTTTTCGCCGGGGCACCCAGTGAATTGGGGTAAGCCTGCACCACTGCCGATGAACACTGCGTCGTATCCGCCTTCTTTCATAAGTTCAGGGATGGTGTGGGTTCTGCCGATGAGGTTGCCTAAGCGAAGCTCGACACCGAGTTTTTGGACGTAGTTGACTTCGTTTTGGACAATGGCTTTGGGTAAACGGAACTCGGGAATGCCGTAAGAAAGCACACCGCCGCCCACATGGAGGGCTTCGAACTGGGTGACTTCGTGTCCGCGCTTGACAAGGTCAGCTGCAACGGTGAGTCCTGCGGGTCCAGCGCCGATTACTGCAACTTTTTTGCCTGTTGGCTCGGGTTTAGGTGGAAGCTGAAAACCGTTGTCGCGTTCCCAGTCTGCGAGGAATCGTTCTAAGCGTCCAATGCTGATTGGGTCACCCATTTTGCCGACGACACATTTGCTTTGGCACTGGGATTCTTGAGGGCAGACACGTCCGCAGACTGCAGGCAGAGCATTCTTGGTTTTGATGGTGGCGATGCCTTCGGCGTACTTCTTTTCTTTGATGCATTTGATGAATTCGGGAATTGGGACACCTACGGGGCAGCCAGTTACGCACTGAGGCTTTGGACAGGTCAGGCATCGGCTGGCTTCTTCTAAGGCTTCTTCTTCGGTGTAACCTAAAGCTACTTCCTTGAAGTTTTTCGCGCGCACTTTAGGCTCTTGTTTACGCATATCTACAGCTTGTTTCTTGAGTTTAGGTTTAGGCTTTGTTTCTGCCACACTTACAACCTCCACTTGTTTCCCATACGAGTGAACTTAAACGCTCTTCTGGAAGCATTTGACGCTGGCGCTGAATCAGTTCCTCAAAGTCCGTCAGGTGACCGTCGAATTCTGGTCCGTCGACACAGCCAAACAGCATCTTTCCGCCGACTGTAACACGGCAGACGCCACACATGCCCATGCCGTCAATCATGACGGGGGTTAGGGTGATGATTGTGGGTATGCCGTAGGGTTTGGTTATTTCGCTGACATCACGCATCATAACCACGGGTCCCATGACGACGCAGCGGTCAAACTTTTCTTTCTCCAAAAGCTCCTTGAGGAAGTCTAAGCCTTTATAGCCGTACGAGCCGTCGTCTGTGGCTACGTAGACTTCGTCGCTGAGTTCTCGGGCTTCTTTCTCCAGAATCATTGCTTCTTTGATTCTGGCGCCTAAAACGGTGGTGACGTGGTTACCAGCTTCTTTCATGGCTTTAATCTGCAAGATTATGGGGGCAATCATGATGCTGCCGCCGACGCAGAGAACCTTGCCGTACTTTTTGATCTCTGAGGGGTTACCCAAGGGACCAGTTACGTTCAGCAGACAGTCGCCTTCGTTGTAGCAGCCAAGTTCCTTGGTTGTTTTGCCGACTTCGTGGAAAGCAAACGAAACCGTGCCCTTCTGGGTGTCGTAACCACAGATGGTTAAGGGTATACGTTCACCTTTCTCGTGGGGAACCACAATGATGAATTGTCCCGCTTGAGCTTTAGCGGCGATGTCGGGTGCTTCAACTTCGAACAGAGTTTCTTTGTAGGAAAGGGTTTTTTTGGTTACTATTTTGTACGTTTTCCTTTCGCCTCCATTTCAATTGCTACAGTACACTGGGGCATCGCAGCAATTTTGTTGTAGAAAGCTTCAAAGTGAGGTTTGAATTGATTCTCGCATCTTGGTGAGAGTTCAACCATTTCAAAGCGGTCAGAAAGACCCAGCTTCTTGAGCACGTCTTGCAGGACACCAAGTTGGCGCTCTGCTACATCGCGGCCTTCCTGCAGTTTACAGTCTTCTGCAGCACAGACCACACCCATGACGCCGTCAAATCCTGACCTGAAGGCGTTCACGATGTGCACGGGATCCAAGGATTTAAAGCAGGGAACCTCCAGCACCATGGCGTTTTTGCCTTTGAGAACACATTCAGGGTCATCTAAACCTGAATATTCAGACCATTGACAACTAAAGACCAAAACTGCGGGAGCATTTTTCTGCTCTTTCAGTTTGGTTATGGCGCATCCGTAACGGTCCAAGACATTGTTGAATTCAAAACCTTTCACTTGGATGGCGTCATGTGGGCAAACCAGCTGGCAAGCGCCGCAACCCGTGCATTTTTGCGTGTCAATTGTGGGGGTTGCAAACGATTGTGCGGTGATTGCTCCGTATGGGCAGACAAAGACGCATTTGTCGCAGCCCACACATTCTTCGGTAACGTAAACTGCTTTTCGGGAATATTTGACAACACGCACTGCGTTTTCGTCATAGCCCAACTGTTGAAGAACGGCTTTGCTCAAAAGCAGGCGGCGAGTTTCAATTTTTGTGCCTTCCTTCATGCGGCAAAAGGCGTCTTCACACTGGACAGAAACAATGTTTTTCACGCCAGAACTTAAGGCGGTGAAAATGAAGTCAGCAGGGATTCTTCCTGCACAGGGTACACGCAGGGGGATATAGTTTGTGACGCTTAAGCCTTGTTCCTTGAGGATGTCAGCGATTTCGCCAGTGGAGGGCGAGTTTCCGCGGCACATCATAACAAGAGTATCGGCTTGTGCGGTTTTTAATTCGTTGTTAACGTATTCGTTTAGGTGGTCGTAGTCGTAGTAAGCCATCTCAATGGCAGTTACGGGACATGCGCTGTAGCAAATCCCGCAAACTTGACATTTCTGGTTATCTATTTCCACTTTGCCAGATTCTTCTTCACGGGTTATGGCTTCAAAAGGACACAGAGAATAGCATACTGCACAACGACTACACAGGTCTTGGTTAATTTTCACGGCAGCGAGACACTTTTCACTCATTTCAGTGAACCTCAATTTTTGGTTTCCCCAGTGCTTTTTTTACACCGTAAGCAGGTCAACCTATGCTTATGAATCCATGATGAGGGCTGTTGGATGATATAACGTTTACTGTTTAATTTCGGAAATACGAATATAATTTTAGCGGTCACTTACCCGCCAATTGCATCGTTTGTCTTGGTTTTTTTGCGACATAAAACAAATATAGCATAAGCGGAGGGAAGAAAAGGGGGAAAGGAGTTAAAATGAAAAAAAGCAGCCTCGCTTCTGTATCAACGATAATTTTACTCATCTTAATGTGTGTTCCACCAGTTTTTGGTGAAACCATCTTAAGCTTAGAAGACTTTGAGAGCCCTCTAAGAATCGACTCAGACGCCTCGTTAACCATAAACGTAGGCGAAAAAGCCACACTCCAAAACGACATCAACATCTATGAAGAAAGCGGAAGGGCACTTGTTCGAATCGTTAACCACGGCGAATTAACAATCAAAGCAAAAATAAACTGCACTGGCGCAAATCTAACAATACAAAATACAGGAAAACTTACCCTCCAAGACGAAAACATCAACATAACTGACTTGGCTAACCTGAACGTAGTAAACGAAAGCGAAATGGTCATACGTAACTACCTGTTTGATGTGAATTTTGGGGGAACAGTAACCCTTGACAGCAGCCAAGGAACCTTAACTGTGGACAATAGCTACATGGATGCAAGCGGGTCATTCAATGGGCACCTCTCAACAATTGCGGTCACAACTGGAAAAACCACGTGGGTCAATTCAGGAATGAACTGCGTAGGCGCAAATCTGACAATAAAAAACACAGGAGAGCTAACGTTACGAGATGAGGTAGTCAGCATTTCAGGCTGGGGAAACCTGTCTGTAATAAATGAAGGTGAGATGTTTATACATAATCAGACTATCGGCGTTTACGCTGGCTACTGCTACATCACAAACAACGGCAACTTAACCACCGAAGACTGGTATCTTAAAGACCAAAACGACGGAACAGTCTTCACCAACAACGGCAACGCCAACCTAACACACACAAGCTTCATCGCAAATGGCGCTGCAGGAAAACACATCATTGTCAACAGAGGCAACCTTCAACTTACCCAATGCCAACTTGACACAAACTATGGAGGGTTAATAAGCCTTGACAGCCGCCAAGGAACCCTAAACGTGGACAACAGCATATTGGATTCTAACGGCTCATCCCACGGAAACCAATCTACAATCGAACTAACCACGGGCAAAACCACATGGACCAACACCACCCTGAGCACTCGAAGTGCCAGCTTAGTCTACTCAGACCACGGAACGGACAGCACAGTACAGAACTGTACGTTCAGCAACATCAGCTATAACGTCCACGGTCAAACCAGCATAACCAAAAGCACCCTCACAAACAACAACCTCACCAATCAAGGCAACTTGGCGTTGACCACCTGCACCGTAACCCAAAGAAACACCACCATAGAAAACAGCAACCACATGGAAATCGTCAACACCCAATTTGTCAGCGAAGAAACCCTGAACTTTGAAAACTTGGGAACAATAGACTGCGACAACTGGATGCTACAAACAAAAGCCACTGGAGACGCTCTTTTGACAAACAAAGGCACCATCACATTCATTCAGCCGTTTATTGAAGACACGAGGAGCCAAGAACTGGTCAGTCTAGGAGCGGCCCCCACAAGTTTTAGTCAGCGGTCAGGCGGAGATATAACTGTCATAAACCAAGGCATCATCCAAACTGCTCAAACAACCCCAAGTGCACCAAGCGCAACATCAACAAGCACGCCAACACCCACCGTGACACCGACGAGTACAGCGACGCCAACAATGAGTGCCCCGAGCACAACACCAACCCCGACCAACACGCCCGCAACCACAAACATGAACCCAACCCCAACACCTACAAACACCCCAACATCACCAAGTAACCCAACACCGTCACCGTACACAACCCCAACAAACACGCCCACGCCAGCCACAAACACCCAAACCGATGAGTCTCCGCCGTTCGTGTACATAGGCTTAGCATTAGGGGCAGTTTTTGTTCTACTGATTATTGTGGTTGTTTGGAAAAGAAAGAAAAAGGACGCCCAGAACTCTTGAGCTGCCTCGCCAAAACTAACGGCAGCAGCCACAGGTGTTAGGCAAAAGGAAGAGTTTCCTTTTTTATTTTCTGTAGTAGGGTCGTTTAATGTAGCTGTAGGCTTCTAAGGCGGCGGTTATGCCTTGCCCCACTGCAGTTCCCACTTGCTTCACGGGATGATTGGTTACGTCGCCAGCTGCGAAAACACCTGCAAGGTTAGTTCGTTGATGCATGTCAATTTTGATGCTTTTGCCGCCTTCTTCAGCTTCCACGCCTGCCTCCAACGCAGGTGCACTATTGGGGGACTCGCCGACCTGCACAAAAACCGCAGACACAGGCAACTCAGTGGTTTCTTTGGTTTTAACGTTGAAGAGCACGACGGAGTTGACGACTTTTTCGCCTTTGATTTCTTGGATTTCGGTGTTCCAGTAAACTTTGATGTTGGCTTTTGAGGAAACATCCTTAACCAACGCTTCTTCAGCGCGGAAAGCGTCCCGCCTGTGGACAACTGTGACTTCACCTGCGATACCACCAAGGTAAAGGGTAGTTGTGCAGGCAGAGTTGCCGCCTCCAACCACCAGGACATGTTTACCTTTAAAGAAGGGACCGTCGCAGACGCCGCAGTAGCTGACGCCTCTGCCGTGGAATTCTTTTTCACCTTTTACGCCGAGTTCATTGTAGTGGGAGCCAGTGGCTATGATAACGGCGGTGGCTTCATAGTCGGCGCGGGAAGTCTTCACCTTTTTAACTTCGCCTTCAAGGTCCATGCTGACGACGGGTTCGACATCGTGGATGACGGCGCCTGCTTTTTTGCAGTGCAGCGTCATTTTTTCGGCGAGTTCAGTGCCAAGTATCTGGGGAAAGCCAGGGTAGTTCTCCACCATGGGGGCTTCAGCTGCGGTTCCGCCTGCCAGCCGTTCATCCAAAAGAAGCGTACGCAACCCACTCCGGGCACCATAAATGCCTGCAGCCAACCCAGCTGCGCCTGCACCGACAATTATCAAATCCCACTTTTCCATATCAAAGTCACTTTCGCTAAGGTTAACTGAGGTTTGGAGTTTATGAATTATTCGGGAGCATGTTGCTGTTGGGTTGTGGGTTTGTTACAGAACAAGGTTTTCTTTTTGTCAAGACTTCTTTACAAACAAACTTTTAGGGAATAAGAGCCGAAATATGAAGTGGCGGTAGGCATGAGAAAATCGCTCAAAGCTACACTCGTTGTCTGTACAGTGATTCTTTTAACCGCCATGAGTTCTCAGTGCACAAATACATATTCACAGGACGCTTCACCTGACAACTGGCCCATGTTCCACACAAACCCATCGCATGATGGCGCAGGAACAGGCAAACCAGCCTTAAGCCCCGCCCTGTTCTGGAGCTACAACACCGGCACCAACACCGTTTATGCATCTCCCGCAGTTTATGAAAACACAGTCTACATAGGCACAGGTAACGGCACCCTTTATGCTCTGGACGCAAACAGCGGCAATCAACGCTGGAAATACAATGCATACACAAGCAGCAGCAAAATCTCTTCCTGCCCCGCGGTGGTTAACGGCGTGGTCTATGTAGGGGTGGATTCGTTCACACCTGGGCGCCCCATCATTAACATCGGTGTCATTTGCGCTTTAAACGCCAGTAACGGCAAAAAACTCTGGGACTTCCAAACAGGGGGTCCTATTTCATCTCCAAATGTAGTGGATAACGTAGTTTTTTTCGGCACATACAACAATAACACTTACGCGTTAAACGCAGACAACGGGGCTTTACTGTGGAACTACACTACAGGGGGTTCAGTCCTGTCTTCACCTGCTGTAGTTAACGGCATTGCATACTTCGGTTCGTTTGACAGCAACATCTACGCCTTAAACGCCACCAATGGCTTTCCATACTGGAATTATACGACAGGAGACGACGTTGTTTCATCTCCAGCTGTCGCGGAGGGCACCGTTTTTGTCGGCTCGGAAGACGGAAACGTCTACGCTTTGGATGCATCCACTGGAGCTAAAGTCTGGAGTTACGTAACGGAGGGGTATGTTGATTCTTCTCCAGCAGTTGCGTCTAATGTTGTTTACGTCGGCTCCATAGACGGCAATGTTTATTCTTTGAATGCGTCAAATGGCGTGAAGCTTTGGAATTTCACTACGGGCGACGCGGTCTATTCCTCACCAGCCGTTGTTGGGTCTGTGGTTTACGTGGGCTCATTAGACGGCAACGTTTACGCGTTGAATGCAAACAACGGGTCTAAACTTTGGAATTATGCCACAAGCAGTTTTGTTAGGTCTTCGCCCGCGGTTGCCAACGGCGTAGTCTACATAGGCTCGTATGATGGCAACGTTTATGCATTGGGAATTCAGGGAACCTTAACTGAGCCGCCCATTGTTCTGTACCCCAACACTTTTGTAATTAACGCCGATGGTCGTGTGACCCCTTCAACCACACTCATACAACAAACGGGCAACACTTACAGCTTAACGGATAACATGAGCAAACAAATATGGCTTCAAAGAAGCGACGTTGTTCTGGACGGAAAAGGATGCATCAACAGCGGAATTCACGCCAATGGGCAAACGAATGTAACAATCAAGAACTTCGGTGGTACCGAAATTAGCTTGCATGGTGTTTCAAATTTCACTGTTTTGAACAATACGTTATCGACTTTGGATATGCCGTGGTATGAAACGAGCGCAATCACAGTCTACAATAGCAGTTTTGTGAAAATCGTTGGAAACACCATT is a window encoding:
- the hypD gene encoding hydrogenase formation protein HypD encodes the protein MVTSQSYRDPEMAKRVADKINALTPKNGVIKICHVCGTHEWTISHFGIRSLLPSNIEVIAGPGCPVCILPASEVDAAIQMAKKGIVITCFGDVLRVPGSHGALLDAKAEGADIRIVYSTSDAVKMAQEEPQKEFVFFAVGFETTAPSTAIEVGRKAAKNLSFLVSHRVVPPAMELLAKMDDLQLKGFIAPGHVSTIIGVEPYAVFPQKYGLPTVVAGFEPLDLLFSVYMIVKQLSEGKPRLENEYSRGVSWQGNVKAQRLINEAFEVVDGKWRGLGVIPNSTLALKDAYSSFDALKKHSVPLVDGVDSQPGCQCHLVVVGKIKPPACPLFLKACTPQNPVGACMVSMEGTCRVWAKTVNAQ
- the hypF gene encoding carbamoyltransferase HypF, which encodes MRLKVNVKGIVQGVGFRPFVYRIAVKNGLTGYVRNRGDAGVEIHLEGTEEAAAGFLRDLQKQKPPLAQIYEIQKAALTGKNEYETFTIIRSSEALEHSGSVIPPDSAICNDCLRELRDPNDPRFDYFFITCTNCGPRFTIIERLPYDRKNTTMQEFPLCGLCAREYRDPLNRRFHAQTVACPTCGPKAYLTTNRGEPVDVDDPVREAGRLLSEGKIVAVKGYGGFHIAASAVREEPLVRLRASKHRLAKPFALMARSIDAIGGFAEVNPKEQELLTSPAHPIVLLNKAASYTLSPLIAPDLHNVGVMLPYSAMHYMLFDQVPDAAFVMTSANPTSQPIINNNTHALNVLGGTVDYFLFHNRKIAHRCDDSVTRVHGARNVFIRRSRGYAPAPIMLKQKAKHCVVALGGELNNTSCVLNGNKAFLSQHIGDMENLETRGFLKEATSHLIRLTNSKIDAVACDLHPKFTTTHLAQELAEQNGWSLVRVQHHHAHVAALMAEHGVGEVVGVACDGYGYGADGGAWGGEILHCSDTSKGFRRVGHLEPQPLLGGDVSTRYPLRIAAAVLNKTMDITQWLTENTVHLPHGRTEAELLLTQLQKPQNIPQTTSVGRILDAASAILGICYERTYEGEAAMKLESAAVNGKDVLKLPPQICGGVLETTGLLSEIYQNRRRFSVADLAFSVHVYLARGLGALAADKAVELGVGNVGFTGGSAVNALLVQMMREVVEARGLRFLVHEAVPSGDGGVSFGQAFVGGFWGF
- a CDS encoding long-chain fatty acid--CoA ligase gives rise to the protein MFAITKENKSWFKKWPQNVPKTLTFPQVPLFELLNQTAKAHPENTAISYLNRKISYQKLNLLSDQFAAALEASGVRKGDCVALFLPNIPQFVIAYYGVLKAGAVLTAISPLHREREVEHQLADSQAQTVVLLDSLLPVVEAVWQKTLLKRAIITSPSEYALTPASIQLQGHNPNVILFQDFLKTSNQPPKIALDPTVDLAALQYTGGTTGTAKAAMLTHQNLVANAVAFASWINGAESDVFLAALPLFHIYGMTTSLNVPISLASTVVLMPKFDPVTVLQTIQQQKISVYCGSPTMYSILLANPELSKYDLTSIRVCISGASPLPPQVQKTFMQITGGLLAEGYGLSEASPVTHCNPVDKTMKTVRVGSIGLPLPGTDAKIVDLVTGANALGADEVGELTVKGPQVMKGYWRQPDETAMVLRDGWLLTGDIARMDSEGYFYITDRKKDLIKYKDYSVYPREIEDVLYEHPTVKLCAVVGKPVSGVGEIPKAFVVLKDGASVSAQELTAFVNGKVAPYKAVRELEFRKELPLSSAGKVLRRRLRDEQLSSN
- a CDS encoding HypC/HybG/HupF family hydrogenase formation chaperone, producing the protein MCLAIPARVMSITGDKAQVDFGEKVLREVNVTLVDAKVGDYVLVHAGYAIQTMSEKDALETLSLWNEVLDAGTQ